A genomic segment from Alteribacillus bidgolensis encodes:
- a CDS encoding IclR family transcriptional regulator codes for MTVEKSESPKGIRTLQRAIDILNCFHREEPELTLTEIANKIELAKSTTTRLLATLELNHFVEKNPVTSKYRLGRQLYFIGHVAGQSIELRSVAEETMKRLRNQTKETVNLYVLDGEHRTCIQQYESTQSVKHMVSIGQKLPVTVGAGGKVLLAYQSKEFLEKAMAEQPIKNTKADLKNELKTIVEERYAESIDEREAGTSAASSPIFDIDGNMVAALSVSGPSSRFKPHELPDLKTSLVAAAMEISNYLGYPFSKTAEN; via the coding sequence ATAACAGTGGAAAAGAGTGAATCTCCAAAAGGTATACGAACGCTGCAAAGAGCGATTGATATATTAAATTGCTTTCATAGAGAGGAGCCGGAACTTACGCTTACAGAAATAGCAAACAAAATAGAGCTCGCCAAATCAACGACTACGAGATTATTGGCGACGCTCGAGCTGAATCATTTTGTGGAAAAAAATCCAGTAACCTCAAAATATCGGCTCGGAAGACAGTTATATTTTATTGGCCACGTAGCCGGGCAGTCGATTGAACTTCGATCGGTAGCAGAAGAAACGATGAAACGACTGCGCAATCAAACAAAAGAAACGGTTAACCTTTACGTGCTGGACGGAGAACATAGAACGTGTATTCAACAATACGAAAGCACGCAGTCTGTAAAACATATGGTAAGCATCGGTCAAAAGCTGCCTGTGACTGTCGGAGCAGGGGGAAAAGTACTGCTCGCTTATCAATCAAAAGAATTTCTAGAAAAAGCAATGGCTGAACAGCCTATAAAAAATACTAAAGCAGATTTGAAAAATGAGCTTAAAACTATCGTGGAAGAAAGGTATGCAGAAAGCATTGATGAAAGAGAAGCAGGAACATCTGCTGCTTCCTCGCCGATTTTTGATATTGATGGAAATATGGTAGCAGCATTATCGGTTTCCGGGCCATCGAGCCGTTTTAAACCGCATGAATTACCTGATTTAAAAACAAGCCTGGTAGCGGCTGCTATGGAAATATCTAATTATTTAGGATATCCATTCAGTAAAACAGCAGAAAATTAA
- the aroD gene encoding type I 3-dehydroquinate dehydratase, with the protein MSAKEVKVRNTVLAGGKPTICSAMVGKNQSELIEQAETIVTKKPDVVEWRVDFFENIADADAVVNTASSIRKKLGDLPLIFTIRSIKEGGQEIPLDESGKVELLKKVCETKSTDLIDYEVENDKADIDAIKQAAQQNDVKVILSFHNFNETPSEKEMLNKLEKASAYKADIGKLAVMPNNMSDVLSVLQITQTAHTDLDIPVITMSMGVDGGLTRLVGWKFGSALTFAVGSKSSAPGQIPIEVVRQLEGYLSNDS; encoded by the coding sequence ATGAGTGCAAAAGAAGTAAAAGTACGGAATACAGTGTTAGCTGGCGGAAAACCAACGATATGCTCGGCAATGGTTGGCAAAAACCAATCCGAATTGATAGAACAGGCAGAAACCATCGTTACGAAGAAACCGGATGTAGTGGAATGGCGGGTTGATTTTTTTGAAAACATCGCCGATGCCGATGCCGTTGTCAACACAGCTTCTAGCATACGAAAAAAGCTAGGAGATTTGCCGCTCATTTTTACGATTCGTTCTATTAAAGAGGGCGGGCAGGAAATACCGCTTGATGAAAGCGGGAAAGTCGAACTGTTAAAAAAGGTATGCGAAACGAAAAGCACAGATCTTATTGATTACGAAGTAGAAAATGATAAAGCAGACATTGACGCTATTAAACAAGCCGCGCAGCAAAACGACGTAAAAGTGATCCTATCCTTTCATAATTTTAACGAGACACCTTCAGAAAAAGAAATGCTGAACAAATTGGAGAAAGCCTCCGCTTATAAAGCAGATATTGGGAAGCTTGCTGTGATGCCAAATAATATGTCCGATGTTCTATCGGTCCTTCAGATCACACAGACGGCTCACACCGATCTTGATATTCCTGTGATTACCATGTCAATGGGTGTAGATGGGGGATTAACCCGTTTAGTAGGCTGGAAATTCGGTTCTGCGCTTACTTTTGCGGTCGGCAGCAAAAGTTCCGCTCCCGGGCAAATCCCAATCGAAGTGGTTCGTCAATTGGAAGGATATTTGAGCAATGACAGCTAG
- a CDS encoding Bug family tripartite tricarboxylate transporter substrate binding protein, whose translation MSMKKRVKLIGSSLFLTPMLLLAACGGGNDTGASNEDAENYPERDISGVIQWGEGGATDNISRTLAPLAEEELGGTLVMENREGASGATGAQYVYDQPADGYTLLFGAENPNLYQVLGISERDYLTDFEPVSIIGQSYAGIVVKEDSPFESLEDLIEYSTENPGDITMGTSGEGGLPHVASAMLQAELGTEFNQVPYNGDGPLATALLGDEIDATVLAVSAAQEYVESGDFRMLAVINDEPLDSAPDVPAITDEYPEFEKYLPWGPFQGVFAHKDTPDAIIDKLSDSFEKAQEDEEFQETLENLGVNPLNINGEEAIEYLEQNRSTSTWMLYDAGATETSPEEFDIPRVDEE comes from the coding sequence ATGTCTATGAAAAAAAGAGTGAAATTAATAGGATCATCACTATTTTTAACCCCTATGCTTCTTCTCGCAGCCTGCGGTGGAGGCAATGATACAGGAGCTTCAAATGAGGATGCAGAAAATTACCCAGAACGTGACATCAGCGGTGTAATTCAATGGGGCGAAGGCGGGGCCACAGATAACATTTCGCGTACGCTTGCTCCGCTTGCTGAAGAAGAACTAGGCGGCACCCTTGTTATGGAAAACCGCGAAGGCGCATCTGGTGCTACAGGCGCTCAATATGTATATGATCAGCCGGCTGATGGCTACACGTTATTATTTGGTGCGGAAAATCCAAACCTTTATCAAGTGCTAGGTATTTCTGAAAGAGATTACTTAACCGATTTTGAACCAGTAAGCATTATCGGCCAGAGCTATGCAGGAATTGTCGTAAAAGAAGACTCTCCATTTGAAAGTTTAGAAGATTTAATTGAATATTCCACTGAAAATCCTGGAGACATTACAATGGGGACTTCTGGTGAAGGCGGCCTTCCTCACGTGGCAAGCGCGATGCTGCAAGCGGAACTTGGAACCGAATTTAACCAAGTGCCTTATAACGGAGACGGTCCATTAGCTACCGCATTACTAGGGGATGAAATTGACGCTACCGTCCTTGCCGTTTCAGCTGCACAAGAATACGTAGAGTCCGGTGACTTTCGCATGTTAGCTGTCATTAATGATGAACCGCTCGATTCTGCACCGGATGTACCAGCTATTACCGACGAGTATCCTGAGTTTGAAAAATACTTGCCTTGGGGACCATTCCAGGGAGTTTTCGCTCATAAAGACACCCCGGACGCCATCATAGACAAGCTGTCAGATTCATTTGAAAAAGCCCAAGAAGACGAAGAATTCCAGGAAACGTTAGAAAATCTCGGTGTAAATCCATTGAATATTAACGGAGAAGAAGCGATTGAATATCTTGAACAAAACCGCTCTACTTCCACTTGGATGCTGTACGACGCAGGAGCAACCGAAACATCCCCAGAAGAATTTGATATTCCAAGAGTAGACGAGGAATAG
- a CDS encoding citryl-CoA lyase: protein MSGRSALESYQKGEGWWQTEISQIKKNEVNIRGYKMEDLIGNISYGQMLYLLLCGDILDEKKAKLFESVLVAGADHGPRAPSIAAGRMAATCGISFNSAVATGINLLGDSHGGATEKGMKLLYETWEEARESGKDLYQVIDSKLDDMLSKKEKLPGIGHQLHDDDPRVNRLYELAEPMAAEKEISGVYLDIAEQYRRLLAEKKKRSITMNIDGVAAAIQCEIGLPAEAAKGIFALSRGMGIAAHAFEEMQTGVLVKGPCPNDEELVKYTGVENRKLSGGEEVR, encoded by the coding sequence ATGTCTGGCAGAAGTGCGCTTGAATCCTATCAAAAAGGAGAGGGCTGGTGGCAAACAGAAATCAGCCAAATTAAAAAAAATGAAGTAAATATTCGAGGATACAAAATGGAAGATTTAATAGGCAATATTTCTTATGGGCAAATGCTGTATCTTCTATTATGTGGAGATATACTCGATGAAAAAAAAGCTAAATTATTTGAAAGCGTTTTAGTTGCAGGGGCTGATCACGGCCCGCGTGCTCCATCGATAGCGGCTGGCCGAATGGCTGCCACATGCGGAATTTCTTTTAATTCAGCGGTCGCTACTGGAATCAATCTGCTCGGAGATTCTCATGGAGGAGCGACAGAAAAAGGTATGAAACTTCTCTATGAAACATGGGAAGAAGCGAGAGAAAGCGGGAAAGATCTCTACCAAGTCATAGACAGCAAACTTGATGACATGCTTTCCAAAAAAGAAAAACTTCCAGGAATCGGCCACCAGCTCCATGATGATGACCCAAGAGTGAACCGCCTTTATGAATTAGCAGAACCTATGGCAGCTGAAAAGGAGATCTCCGGAGTTTACCTTGATATAGCCGAACAATACCGCCGTCTGTTAGCGGAGAAAAAGAAGCGTTCAATCACGATGAATATTGACGGCGTTGCTGCAGCTATTCAATGTGAAATTGGACTGCCGGCTGAAGCCGCGAAAGGAATTTTTGCGCTATCACGCGGGATGGGCATCGCCGCTCATGCATTTGAAGAAATGCAGACCGGTGTACTCGTAAAAGGACCTTGCCCAAATGATGAAGAGCTCGTGAAGTATACAGGCGTTGAAAACCGAAAGCTATCTGGAGGGGAAGAGGTACGATGA
- a CDS encoding CaiB/BaiF CoA transferase family protein, producing MAGTPLEGVKVLDVSTMIAAPYGSVLLGDFGAEVIKVEMPGKGDTLRHVGPFKGEEPLRWPGLSRNKKSLTLDLHTDEGIEILKKLASEVDILIENFRPGTLEKWGAGYDELKKINPDLLMIRVSGYGQTGPYKEKAGFGTPATAFSGFTYLQGYSDRAPVSPSFSLTDYITGVYVAFAAITGLYHRDTNENGTGQMIDIALYETVFRMMEFLVAEYDQLGKVRERAPGLSGHSSPAGTFETKDGHYVVLVTSTDTTFNRLAKAMGREDLLEHEKFYTNSVRLQNDKEIVQIVEDWMKTKERDELVEYLGEYGVPVSPILNIQDIFEHPQYQARDNIIELEHPRLGKIKTPGIVPKFEKTPGSVRNLSPDLGENNEELLSSMLGYSEAEISELKDKGVI from the coding sequence ATGGCTGGAACACCATTAGAAGGAGTAAAAGTTCTAGACGTATCAACCATGATAGCTGCCCCGTATGGTTCTGTTTTATTAGGAGATTTCGGAGCAGAAGTGATTAAGGTGGAAATGCCGGGAAAAGGAGATACCTTAAGGCATGTCGGCCCATTTAAAGGAGAAGAGCCGCTGAGATGGCCGGGACTTTCCAGAAACAAAAAATCTCTTACGCTCGATTTGCATACGGACGAAGGGATAGAAATTTTAAAAAAGCTCGCATCGGAAGTCGATATTCTTATTGAAAACTTTCGGCCCGGCACTTTGGAAAAATGGGGAGCAGGCTATGACGAATTGAAAAAAATAAATCCTGATCTTCTTATGATCAGGGTGTCAGGATATGGACAAACCGGCCCTTATAAAGAAAAAGCAGGCTTTGGTACCCCTGCCACAGCGTTCAGCGGATTTACTTATTTACAGGGGTATTCTGATCGTGCACCTGTTAGTCCATCCTTTTCATTAACCGATTATATTACTGGCGTTTACGTTGCTTTTGCAGCCATAACCGGTTTATATCATCGAGATACCAATGAGAACGGCACCGGACAAATGATAGACATTGCTCTTTATGAAACAGTATTTCGGATGATGGAGTTTCTTGTAGCAGAATATGATCAGCTCGGAAAAGTGAGAGAACGCGCGCCGGGGTTAAGCGGCCATTCGAGCCCAGCCGGAACGTTTGAGACAAAAGATGGGCACTATGTCGTGTTAGTAACAAGTACAGACACAACCTTTAATCGTCTTGCTAAAGCGATGGGCAGAGAAGATCTATTAGAACATGAAAAATTTTATACGAATTCAGTCAGACTGCAAAATGACAAAGAAATAGTACAAATCGTAGAAGATTGGATGAAAACCAAGGAACGGGACGAACTGGTAGAGTATTTAGGCGAATACGGAGTTCCAGTAAGCCCGATCCTCAATATACAGGATATCTTTGAACACCCTCAATATCAAGCCCGAGATAATATTATTGAACTCGAACATCCAAGATTAGGAAAAATAAAAACACCTGGTATCGTACCGAAGTTTGAAAAAACACCGGGCAGTGTAAGAAATCTTTCTCCGGATCTTGGGGAAAACAATGAAGAATTGCTTTCATCCATGCTCGGATATTCTGAAGCAGAAATTTCGGAGTTGAAAGATAAAGGAGTTATTTAA
- a CDS encoding zinc-dependent alcohol dehydrogenase, whose product MTASQSLVITGPYTFNRESAAVKPKAAEGHARVKTEYGGICGSDLSVYKGKLAHANYPVVMGHELYGTVVEADDKGLFTEGQKVVVQPNLSCGECDLCHKGKKNICRNKQTLGVTKDGGFTSYIDVPVTNLLTIPEEMDGKLAVLIEPLAVVVHAFRNVTVEKGDTVAVLGCGTEGMLSSILANLLGADVTAVDINEEKLKRMDVHKEIKAGLPEMLEEEYDHVVEAAGVPKTIEQSFDVVKPGGNILAVGITGEPVNIDVNKLVRSEVSVFGSIIYDFPKDFERALHFLKNNPEPFSHVVSEIYPFSDYEKAFETALFGTAGKVLIDFKEGLS is encoded by the coding sequence ATGACAGCTAGTCAATCTCTAGTCATCACCGGGCCATACACATTTAACAGAGAATCAGCTGCTGTCAAGCCGAAGGCAGCAGAAGGCCATGCAAGAGTGAAAACAGAGTATGGCGGCATATGCGGAAGCGACTTGAGTGTTTATAAAGGAAAGCTGGCTCACGCCAACTACCCTGTAGTGATGGGACATGAACTGTATGGAACCGTGGTGGAGGCAGATGATAAAGGGCTTTTCACCGAAGGACAAAAAGTAGTCGTACAGCCAAATCTGTCATGCGGCGAATGTGATTTGTGCCACAAAGGGAAAAAAAACATTTGCCGTAACAAACAAACCTTAGGCGTAACAAAAGATGGTGGGTTTACTAGCTATATTGATGTACCTGTCACAAATCTTTTAACTATACCAGAAGAGATGGACGGCAAATTAGCCGTATTAATAGAGCCGCTTGCCGTTGTCGTTCATGCATTTAGAAACGTAACGGTTGAAAAAGGAGATACGGTCGCTGTGTTAGGGTGCGGCACAGAAGGGATGCTTTCTTCCATCTTAGCGAATCTATTAGGAGCGGACGTCACTGCCGTAGATATTAATGAAGAGAAATTAAAACGAATGGACGTCCATAAAGAGATTAAAGCCGGCCTGCCTGAGATGTTAGAAGAAGAATATGATCATGTAGTAGAAGCAGCTGGTGTGCCTAAGACAATCGAACAGTCCTTTGATGTCGTAAAACCAGGAGGAAATATCCTGGCGGTTGGCATTACTGGTGAGCCAGTAAATATTGATGTGAATAAATTGGTGCGCAGTGAAGTTTCGGTGTTTGGTTCGATCATTTATGATTTTCCAAAAGATTTCGAACGAGCGCTTCATTTTCTAAAAAATAACCCGGAACCGTTTTCTCACGTTGTTTCCGAAATTTATCCGTTTTCTGACTATGAAAAAGCCTTTGAAACGGCTCTTTTTGGTACAGCAGGGAAAGTATTAATCGATTTTAAGGAGGGGCTTTCATGA
- a CDS encoding sugar phosphate isomerase/epimerase family protein encodes MTRQFSLAHLTVLDCAPPEMTYLAARAGYDFVSFRPIYMGLPGEPNYALAENKQMLRETKKAMFETGMKLLDIELAKVYDGVDPKSYLPAMEVAAELGGRHVLSSIWTDDRNYAIERFTEICELAKPFGLTIELEFVPIASVHNLDGALDVLNTVNQKNAGLMIDVHHFHRSKDNVEDLDAVPRDWFRYLHLCNAPGEIPAWKPEMTRVLREERSLLGEGGIDVGSIVNRIPNIPYSIELPNAKLAQELGNEEFARRCLQSAKDYLNTHPLTKQEVK; translated from the coding sequence ATGACAAGACAATTTTCACTAGCTCACCTTACCGTACTAGACTGTGCACCGCCAGAAATGACCTACCTTGCTGCAAGGGCCGGCTATGATTTTGTCAGCTTCCGTCCCATTTACATGGGTCTGCCTGGGGAACCCAATTATGCGCTGGCGGAAAACAAACAGATGCTTCGTGAAACCAAAAAGGCCATGTTTGAGACAGGAATGAAACTTTTAGATATTGAACTGGCTAAAGTCTATGACGGGGTCGATCCAAAAAGCTATCTTCCTGCAATGGAAGTGGCTGCTGAATTAGGAGGACGTCATGTTCTCAGCAGCATTTGGACAGATGATCGAAATTACGCGATTGAGCGATTCACAGAAATTTGCGAATTGGCGAAACCATTTGGACTAACGATAGAGCTTGAATTTGTACCAATTGCAAGTGTTCATAATCTTGATGGTGCTTTAGATGTTTTGAACACCGTAAACCAGAAAAATGCCGGACTCATGATTGATGTTCATCATTTCCACCGCTCAAAGGATAATGTGGAAGATTTAGATGCAGTGCCGCGTGATTGGTTCCGTTATCTTCATCTTTGTAACGCGCCTGGAGAAATTCCGGCATGGAAACCTGAAATGACCCGGGTGCTTCGAGAGGAACGTTCCTTACTTGGAGAAGGCGGTATTGATGTAGGAAGCATCGTCAATAGAATTCCAAACATTCCTTACTCGATCGAGCTGCCAAATGCAAAACTTGCCCAAGAATTGGGAAATGAAGAATTTGCGAGGCGTTGTTTGCAATCAGCCAAGGACTATTTAAACACACATCCACTGACAAAGCAGGAGGTGAAGTAA
- a CDS encoding aldehyde dehydrogenase family protein — MSIKTAKLFVNGEWLAGDRDTVPVENPYTGETVGEQVIATEEDVENALQSAVNAKHETADLPAHKRAAVLKKAASLLEERKEEFAYLLSSELGKTLKNTRDEVSRSLETLEQSAEEAKRLTGETIPGSTSTRGEQATAMTFRVPAGVIAAITPFNAPLNLMVHKIGPAFAGGNTVILKPAPQTPLIANAFVELLIEAGYPKKAIQVVYGGVEVGQKIVEDSRTNLISFTGGLKGGTDISYRAGMKKVLLELGGNAGTIVHADADIERAAGLCAKTGFSNSGQSCISVQRIYVHTSVIDRFRETLTEKVSVLKTGDPLDPETDVGTLVDEAAAQRVKSWIEEAKEQGAEILTGGTINKASLEPTVIFNPKKQAKVVCEEVFGPVVSIIPYENLDEALEEVNDSDTGLQAGIFSNSLDVIKKASKVLDVGGVVVNGTSNFRLDHWPYGGVKNSGIGREGPRFAVKEMTEMKMIVHLDS; from the coding sequence ATGAGTATAAAAACAGCAAAATTATTCGTAAATGGGGAATGGCTTGCTGGAGACAGGGATACCGTTCCGGTCGAAAATCCATATACAGGAGAAACAGTCGGCGAACAAGTTATTGCGACAGAAGAAGACGTAGAAAATGCTCTGCAAAGTGCAGTGAATGCAAAACACGAAACGGCAGACCTACCAGCACACAAACGAGCTGCCGTTTTGAAAAAAGCCGCTTCTTTATTAGAAGAACGAAAAGAAGAGTTTGCTTATCTATTATCTTCGGAACTAGGAAAAACATTAAAAAATACAAGAGATGAAGTATCGAGATCACTTGAAACATTAGAGCAGTCAGCAGAAGAAGCAAAGCGGTTAACGGGGGAAACCATTCCAGGAAGCACTTCGACAAGAGGAGAACAAGCAACAGCGATGACGTTCCGTGTTCCTGCAGGTGTTATCGCTGCAATTACACCATTTAACGCACCGCTTAATTTAATGGTCCATAAAATTGGCCCTGCCTTTGCTGGCGGCAATACGGTTATTTTAAAACCTGCTCCGCAAACGCCTCTGATTGCAAATGCGTTTGTAGAATTGCTGATTGAAGCTGGATATCCAAAGAAAGCGATTCAAGTCGTATACGGCGGAGTGGAAGTAGGACAGAAAATCGTTGAAGACAGCCGTACTAATCTCATTTCTTTTACTGGCGGTTTGAAAGGCGGAACAGATATTTCTTACCGAGCGGGAATGAAAAAAGTTCTGCTTGAACTTGGCGGAAACGCTGGAACAATTGTTCATGCAGATGCTGATATCGAACGGGCTGCTGGACTTTGTGCCAAAACGGGCTTCAGCAACTCCGGTCAAAGCTGTATTTCTGTTCAAAGAATATACGTGCACACATCGGTTATCGACCGTTTTCGTGAAACGTTAACAGAAAAAGTAAGCGTCTTAAAAACAGGAGATCCGCTTGATCCAGAGACGGACGTTGGTACGCTTGTAGATGAAGCGGCCGCTCAAAGAGTAAAAAGCTGGATAGAAGAAGCAAAAGAGCAAGGCGCCGAGATCTTAACAGGTGGTACAATCAATAAGGCATCTCTTGAGCCTACGGTGATCTTTAATCCGAAAAAACAGGCAAAAGTCGTTTGCGAAGAAGTGTTTGGACCGGTTGTCAGTATTATTCCTTATGAGAACTTAGATGAAGCTTTAGAAGAGGTTAATGACTCTGATACTGGGCTGCAAGCTGGTATTTTTTCCAATAGCCTTGATGTTATTAAAAAAGCATCCAAAGTACTGGATGTTGGGGGCGTCGTTGTAAACGGCACCTCAAATTTCAGATTAGATCACTGGCCGTATGGCGGCGTGAAAAATAGCGGTATCGGAAGAGAAGGTCCGCGATTCGCTGTCAAAGAGATGACCGAAATGAAAATGATTGTTCATCTAGATAGCTAA
- a CDS encoding thiamine pyrophosphate-binding protein has protein sequence MTKDLVSHQLVSYLEDNNVEHIFGLCGHTNIAVLSALENSSVRFIDVRHEQIAAHAADGYARAKKETSVVLSHLGPGLTNAATGVANAALDSIPMVVIAGDIPSHYYGKHPHQEVNLHADASQYEIYRPFVKRAWRVDRPDLFPEILDKAFSLAQNGRPGPVLVSVPMDIFSAEVDTELFERVKQNNKELTKPSISDAKARQVIERLLEAKDSVFYVGGGIMLADAAEELRELVDHLGIPVAYSLMGKGAVSDVHPLTLGMTGFWGTKFINDNCRDADLILALGTRFSEADSSSWYPEYTFDIPNTKLIHIDIDGKELGRNYPVELGIVADLKEALTELNRVAKEMLPEGRKNPKMEEAIANYRKEFFGKIKEHQKSDAFPLRPERILADVRAALPKDAYITTDVGWNKNGVGQQFPAYEAGTILTPGGYATMGFGSSAALGAKLADPERVVVSLIGDGGFGQNPSVMATAVEENIPVIWVVMNNSAFGTIAGLQKSHYGTTYGTVFKKDGESYSPDFAAVAKGYGVDGVKINKAEEFKPALKKAIQSNKPFLLDVSMKNEPVPTDGHWNIMDIYSPGKKIHHVSVD, from the coding sequence ATGACAAAAGATCTTGTTTCTCATCAGTTGGTAAGCTACTTGGAAGATAATAACGTCGAGCACATTTTTGGACTTTGCGGGCACACGAATATCGCAGTTCTCTCCGCGCTTGAAAATAGTTCTGTGAGGTTTATAGATGTAAGGCATGAGCAGATTGCTGCTCATGCTGCCGATGGATATGCCCGAGCAAAAAAAGAAACGTCTGTCGTTCTTTCTCACCTTGGCCCGGGGTTGACCAATGCAGCAACAGGTGTAGCAAACGCGGCTTTAGATTCTATTCCGATGGTCGTTATCGCAGGAGATATTCCTTCTCACTATTACGGAAAACATCCTCACCAAGAAGTGAACTTGCATGCCGATGCGTCTCAATATGAAATCTATCGGCCTTTTGTAAAGCGGGCATGGAGAGTTGACCGCCCAGACTTATTCCCAGAAATTTTAGACAAAGCCTTTTCTTTAGCTCAAAACGGCCGTCCGGGTCCTGTGCTTGTATCTGTGCCAATGGATATTTTCTCGGCTGAGGTTGATACAGAGTTGTTTGAACGGGTAAAGCAGAACAATAAAGAGTTAACAAAGCCATCGATTAGTGATGCAAAAGCGCGTCAAGTCATTGAAAGATTACTAGAAGCAAAAGACTCTGTCTTTTATGTAGGTGGAGGAATCATGCTGGCTGATGCTGCCGAGGAACTTCGTGAACTGGTGGATCATCTGGGCATTCCGGTTGCCTATTCGTTAATGGGAAAAGGCGCTGTATCAGATGTGCACCCTCTTACCCTTGGCATGACAGGCTTCTGGGGTACAAAATTCATAAATGACAATTGCCGTGACGCCGATTTAATTCTAGCGCTCGGAACCCGATTTTCTGAAGCAGATTCCAGTTCATGGTATCCAGAATATACCTTTGATATTCCTAACACAAAGCTCATCCACATTGATATTGACGGCAAAGAGCTTGGAAGAAACTATCCAGTAGAACTCGGTATTGTAGCAGATTTAAAAGAAGCATTAACTGAACTGAATAGAGTTGCAAAAGAGATGCTCCCCGAGGGTAGAAAAAATCCAAAAATGGAAGAAGCAATTGCTAACTATCGTAAAGAATTTTTCGGAAAAATCAAAGAACATCAAAAGAGTGATGCTTTCCCGCTTCGTCCGGAACGTATTTTAGCGGACGTTCGTGCAGCACTGCCAAAAGATGCGTATATTACAACCGACGTTGGCTGGAACAAAAACGGAGTAGGGCAGCAGTTCCCGGCTTATGAAGCAGGTACTATTTTAACCCCGGGAGGCTACGCTACGATGGGATTTGGTTCATCGGCAGCGCTCGGTGCTAAATTAGCAGACCCTGAAAGAGTGGTTGTTTCCTTGATTGGCGACGGTGGCTTTGGGCAGAATCCATCTGTCATGGCTACAGCAGTTGAAGAAAATATTCCTGTGATTTGGGTAGTGATGAATAACAGTGCGTTTGGAACGATCGCTGGATTGCAGAAAAGTCATTATGGTACTACCTATGGAACCGTATTTAAAAAAGACGGTGAATCGTACTCCCCTGATTTTGCAGCTGTCGCAAAGGGTTACGGCGTAGATGGTGTAAAAATCAACAAAGCAGAAGAATTTAAACCGGCACTTAAAAAAGCAATTCAAAGCAACAAGCCATTCTTACTTGATGTTTCGATGAAAAACGAACCGGTGCCAACAGACGGACACTGGAACATTATGGATATTTATTCTCCAGGGAAGAAGATTCATCACGTGTCTGTAGATTAA